A portion of the Suricata suricatta isolate VVHF042 chromosome 11, meerkat_22Aug2017_6uvM2_HiC, whole genome shotgun sequence genome contains these proteins:
- the TMEM216 gene encoding transmembrane protein 216 isoform X3 → MAPRGKRLSSTPLEILFFLNGWYYATYFLLELFIFLYKALLLPYPTANLVLDVVMLLLYLGIEVIRLFFEDRKEFPALTA, encoded by the exons ATGGCGCCGCGAG GTAAACGACTGTCCTCCACCCCGCTGGAAATCCTGTTCTTTCTGAACGGGTGGTATTATGCCACCTACTTCCTGCTGGAACTCTTCATATTTCTGTATAAAG CTCTCCTGCTACCGTATCCAACAGCCAACCTAGTACTGGATGTGGTGATGCTTCTCCTTTACCTTGGAATTGAAGTGATCCGGCTGTTTTTCG aagacagaaaagaatttcCAGCTCTAACTGCTTAA
- the TMEM216 gene encoding transmembrane protein 216 isoform X1 produces MLLLYLGIEVIRLFFGTKGNLCQRKMPLGISVALTFPSAMMASYYLLLQTYVLRLEAIMNSILLFFCGSELLLEVLTLAAFSSLDRI; encoded by the exons ATGCTTCTCCTTTACCTTGGAATTGAAGTGATCCGGCTGTTTTTCG GTACCAAGGGAAACCTCTGCCAACGAAAGATGCCACTTGGTATTAGTGTGGCCTTGACCTTCCCATCTGCCATGATGGCCTCCTATTACCTGCTGCTGCAGACCTACGTGCTCCGCCTGGAAGCCATCATGAACAGCATCTTGCTCTTCTTCTGTGGCTCCGAGCTGCTGCTCGAGGTGCTCACACTGGCTGCTTTCTCCAG TCTGGACAGGATTTGA
- the TMEM216 gene encoding transmembrane protein 216 isoform X2, protein MAPRGKRLSSTPLEILFFLNGWYYATYFLLELFIFLYKALLLPYPTANLVLDVVMLLLYLGIEVIRLFFAQREPAAGGDPVGCV, encoded by the exons ATGGCGCCGCGAG GTAAACGACTGTCCTCCACCCCGCTGGAAATCCTGTTCTTTCTGAACGGGTGGTATTATGCCACCTACTTCCTGCTGGAACTCTTCATATTTCTGTATAAAG CTCTCCTGCTACCGTATCCAACAGCCAACCTAGTACTGGATGTGGTGATGCTTCTCCTTTACCTTGGAATTGAAGTGATCCGGCTGTTTTTCG CCCAGCGAGAGCCCGCCGCTGGAGGTGACCCCGTGGGCTGTGTCTGA
- the TMEM138 gene encoding transmembrane protein 138 isoform X1: MLQTSNYSLVLSLQFLLLSYDLFVNSFSELLRKAPVIQLVLFIIQDIAILFNIIIIFLMFFNTFVFQAGLVNLLFHKFKGTIVLTAVYFALSISFHVWVMNLRWQNSNRFVWTDGLHTLFVFQRLAAVLYCYFYKRTAVRLGDPRFYQDSLWLRNEFTQVQR; the protein is encoded by the exons ATGCTGCAGACCAGTAACTACAGCCTGGTGCTCTCCCTGCAGTTCCTGCTGCTGTCCTACGACCTCTTCGTCAACTCCTTCTCGGAGCTGCTCCGAAAGGCCCCGGTCATCCAGCTGGTGCTCTTCAT CATCCAGGACATCGCCATCCTcttcaacatcatcatcattttccTCATGTTCTTCAACACCTTCGTCTTCCAGGCTGGCTTGGTCAACCTCCTCTTCCATAAGTTCAAAGGGACCATCGTCCTCACGGCTGTGTACTTCGCGCTCAGCATCTCTTTTCACGTCTGGGTCATG AACTTACGCTGGCAGAATTCCAACCGCTTTGTCTGGACGGACGGACTTCACACGCTGTTTGTATTCCAGAGACTGG CGGCCGTGCTATACTGTTACTTCTACAAACGGACCGCGGTGAGACTGGGCGATCCTCGCTTCTACCAGGACTCACTGTGGCTGCGCAATGAGTTCACGCAAGTGCAGAGGTGA
- the TMEM138 gene encoding transmembrane protein 138 isoform X2, whose translation MLQTSNYSLVLSLQFLLLSYDLFVNSFSELLRKAPVIQLVLFIIQDIAILFNIIIIFLMFFNTFVFQAGLVNLLFHKFKGTIVLTAVYFALSISFHVWVMNLRWQNSNRFVWTDGLHTLFVFQRLASFLLARSGRAILLLLQTDRGETGRSSLLPGLTVAAQ comes from the exons ATGCTGCAGACCAGTAACTACAGCCTGGTGCTCTCCCTGCAGTTCCTGCTGCTGTCCTACGACCTCTTCGTCAACTCCTTCTCGGAGCTGCTCCGAAAGGCCCCGGTCATCCAGCTGGTGCTCTTCAT CATCCAGGACATCGCCATCCTcttcaacatcatcatcattttccTCATGTTCTTCAACACCTTCGTCTTCCAGGCTGGCTTGGTCAACCTCCTCTTCCATAAGTTCAAAGGGACCATCGTCCTCACGGCTGTGTACTTCGCGCTCAGCATCTCTTTTCACGTCTGGGTCATG AACTTACGCTGGCAGAATTCCAACCGCTTTGTCTGGACGGACGGACTTCACACGCTGTTTGTATTCCAGAGACTGG CTTCTTTTCTCCTCGCCCGCAGCGGCCGTGCTATACTGTTACTTCTACAAACGGACCGCGGTGAGACTGGGCGATCCTCGCTTCTACCAGGACTCACTGTGGCTGCGCAATGA